One part of the Chloroflexota bacterium genome encodes these proteins:
- a CDS encoding [LysW]-aminoadipate kinase, with translation MTLVIKLGGTEGVDFAAACEDIAALVSQGERVVVVHGGSAEANALGEALGAPPRFVTSPSGFTSRYTDRPTLEIFAAAVNGKVNTLLVEQLQQNGVNAFGLSGLDGRLLQAKRKGSIRIVENGKRKILRGDYTGKIQAVNTALLETLLSAGYTPVVAPLAVSEKGEALNVDADRAAAMIAAALHADTLILLTAAPGLLRNFPDESSLIAHMPAAQLETALEYAQGRMKKKVLGAQEALAGGAKQVIIADGRIPHPIERALAGGGTHIQ, from the coding sequence ATGACCCTGGTCATCAAACTTGGCGGCACCGAAGGCGTAGATTTCGCCGCCGCCTGCGAAGATATCGCCGCGTTGGTTTCCCAGGGCGAGCGCGTGGTGGTCGTGCACGGCGGCTCTGCCGAAGCCAACGCCCTCGGCGAAGCCCTCGGCGCCCCGCCGCGCTTCGTCACTTCGCCTTCGGGCTTCACCAGCCGCTACACCGACCGCCCCACTTTGGAAATTTTTGCCGCGGCGGTCAACGGCAAAGTCAACACCCTTTTGGTGGAACAATTGCAGCAAAACGGTGTTAATGCCTTTGGGTTGAGCGGCCTCGATGGCCGCCTGCTGCAAGCCAAACGCAAGGGCAGCATCCGCATCGTGGAAAACGGCAAGCGCAAAATCCTGCGCGGCGATTACACCGGCAAAATTCAGGCCGTGAACACCGCCCTGCTGGAAACCCTGCTCAGCGCGGGCTACACCCCCGTAGTCGCCCCCCTGGCCGTGAGCGAAAAAGGCGAGGCGCTGAATGTGGACGCCGACCGCGCCGCAGCCATGATCGCCGCTGCCCTGCATGCTGACACCCTCATCCTGCTCACCGCCGCGCCGGGGCTGCTGCGGAACTTCCCCGACGAGAGCAGCCTGATTGCCCACATGCCCGCTGCCCAACTGGAAACCGCCTTAGAGTACGCCCAGGGGCGCATGAAGAAGAAAGTGCTGGGCGCACAGGAAGCCCTGGCAGGTGGCGCAAAACAGGTCATCATCGCCGACGGGCGCATCCCCCATCCCATCGAGCGCGCCCTGGCCGGCG